Proteins from a genomic interval of Geodermatophilus obscurus DSM 43160:
- a CDS encoding O-methyltransferase, which produces MTIAAPGPGRDGAAYADRFAAETPALVSARSRAAGLAGAPLVTPAVGATLAVLAAGAAARTVVSIGSGGGIAGLWLLQGMRPDGVLTVLDSDAEALRATRGAFAEAGHPPGRTRMIFGTTGEVLPRLSPGAYDMVVCAGAPTQYAAHLGALLELVRVGGTVVCHGLLDGDRIADPHARDDQTTAWRDVARAVREHEDLTSAVLPIGAGLLVATRRR; this is translated from the coding sequence GTGACCATCGCGGCACCCGGACCGGGGAGGGACGGCGCGGCCTACGCCGACCGCTTCGCCGCCGAGACGCCCGCACTGGTGTCGGCCCGGTCCCGCGCGGCGGGGCTGGCCGGCGCGCCACTCGTGACACCGGCGGTCGGTGCCACCCTCGCCGTCCTGGCCGCCGGTGCCGCGGCCCGCACGGTGGTCTCCATCGGCAGCGGCGGTGGCATCGCCGGGCTGTGGCTGCTCCAGGGGATGCGGCCCGACGGCGTCCTCACCGTGCTGGACAGCGATGCCGAGGCGCTGCGCGCCACCCGCGGGGCCTTCGCCGAGGCCGGCCACCCGCCCGGGCGAACCCGGATGATCTTCGGCACGACCGGGGAGGTCCTCCCCCGCCTCTCGCCCGGCGCCTACGACATGGTCGTGTGCGCCGGGGCGCCCACCCAGTACGCCGCGCACCTCGGCGCACTGCTCGAGCTGGTCCGGGTCGGCGGCACGGTGGTGTGCCACGGGCTGCTGGACGGCGACCGGATCGCCGACCCCCACGCGCGGGACGACCAGACGACGGCCTGGCGGGACGTCGCCCGCGCCGTCCGCGAGCACGAGGACCTCACCTCCGCCGTCCTACCGATCGGGGCCGGCCTGCTCGTCGCGACCCGCCGCCGCTGA
- a CDS encoding sensor histidine kinase encodes MPARRTVWGRELVAFCATALLVLLAVSAGTVWLSERIARANALEEAERTAQRLAQFLVEPGLAQAPTGAPGRFDELDRAAENRMSDGSVVRMVVWRATGEVVWATEPELVGRDLGPSDGVLAAIGGDTVAEVDERPETAADGEPQTLLEVYTPLTGPGEQLAFEAYFAYDGIARQAARLRGQIIPMAIGALVVLQLVQVPIATSLARRVRRQEAERTALVQRNVEVSDRERRAIAADVHDGPVQDLAGVSYALSALRGSLPEERQPTVDKLVGAIRHAVQSLRRLMVDIYPPDLSGPGLGVAISDSAEPLRAAGIEVLIDAAPLPETPPDVTAAIYRTAKEALANVAHHAQAKRTWITLEETVLRGSPAVRLEVADDGVGFPASTDRRAEGHLGLALLRDRVVGLGGTVTLGDRLGGGALLTAVLPLHHGQ; translated from the coding sequence GTGCCGGCCCGTCGCACCGTCTGGGGCCGTGAGCTGGTCGCCTTCTGCGCCACCGCGCTGCTGGTCCTGCTCGCCGTCTCGGCGGGCACGGTCTGGCTGAGCGAGCGCATCGCACGGGCGAACGCGCTGGAGGAGGCCGAGCGCACCGCGCAGCGGCTGGCGCAGTTCCTGGTCGAGCCGGGGCTGGCCCAGGCACCGACCGGCGCGCCGGGGCGGTTCGACGAGCTCGACCGAGCCGCGGAGAACCGGATGAGCGACGGGTCGGTCGTCCGCATGGTCGTCTGGCGGGCGACCGGTGAGGTCGTCTGGGCCACCGAGCCCGAGCTCGTCGGCCGGGACCTCGGCCCCTCCGACGGAGTGCTGGCCGCGATCGGCGGTGACACCGTCGCCGAGGTCGACGAGCGACCGGAGACCGCGGCCGACGGCGAGCCGCAGACGCTGCTGGAGGTGTACACGCCCCTCACCGGGCCCGGCGAGCAGCTGGCCTTCGAGGCGTACTTCGCCTACGACGGCATCGCCCGCCAGGCGGCGCGGCTGCGCGGCCAGATCATCCCGATGGCCATCGGTGCACTGGTGGTCCTGCAGCTGGTCCAGGTGCCGATCGCGACGTCCCTGGCCCGCCGGGTACGCCGCCAGGAGGCCGAACGGACGGCGCTGGTGCAGCGCAACGTCGAGGTCTCGGACCGGGAGCGGCGGGCGATCGCCGCCGACGTGCACGACGGCCCGGTGCAGGACCTCGCCGGGGTGAGCTACGCGCTGTCGGCGCTGCGCGGCAGCCTGCCCGAGGAGCGACAGCCCACCGTCGACAAGCTGGTGGGGGCCATCCGGCACGCCGTCCAGTCGCTGCGCCGGCTGATGGTCGACATCTACCCGCCCGACCTCAGCGGGCCGGGCCTGGGGGTGGCGATCTCCGACAGCGCCGAGCCGCTGCGCGCGGCCGGCATCGAGGTGCTCATCGACGCCGCCCCGCTGCCGGAGACGCCCCCGGACGTGACCGCGGCGATCTACCGCACCGCCAAGGAGGCGCTGGCCAACGTCGCCCACCACGCGCAGGCCAAGCGCACCTGGATCACCCTCGAGGAGACCGTGCTGCGCGGCAGCCCCGCGGTGCGCCTGGAGGTCGCCGACGACGGCGTCGGCTTCCCGGCGTCCACCGACAGGCGCGCCGAGGGCCACCTGGGGCTGGCCCTGCTCCGCGACCGGGTGGTCGGCCTCGGCGGCACGGTGACCCTGGGTGATCGGCTCGGCGGTGGCGCACTGCTGACCGCTGTGCTGCCACTGCACCACGGACAGTGA
- a CDS encoding 2'-5' RNA ligase family protein codes for MPAPIGERPRPEARPEPARGEGDGVLFPPDPRSARAGPLHEGRSSTSPLIVTLLLEPEAQERFDRLRAAHFPAERNHLRAHVTLFHALPGEQADAVAGDLADAARRPAFGVAVTGLRLLGRGVAYTLDAPELTALRAGLAAAWEPWLTPQDRQRHAPHVTVQNKVEPAVARALRDRLAAGFVPHRVGARGLGLWRYLGGPWAPVAECAFACTGPPAGTRRGPSRAPP; via the coding sequence GTGCCCGCGCCCATCGGTGAGCGGCCCCGTCCAGAGGCTCGCCCCGAGCCTGCGAGGGGTGAGGGGGACGGGGTCCTGTTTCCCCCCGACCCTCGCTCCGCTCGGGCCGGGCCCCTGCACGAGGGCCGTTCCAGCACCTCACCACTGATCGTCACGCTGCTCCTGGAGCCCGAGGCCCAGGAGCGGTTCGACCGGCTGCGCGCGGCGCACTTCCCGGCCGAGCGCAACCACCTCCGCGCGCACGTCACGCTGTTCCACGCGCTGCCCGGCGAGCAGGCCGACGCGGTGGCCGGCGACCTCGCCGACGCGGCGCGCCGGCCGGCCTTCGGCGTCGCCGTCACCGGCCTGCGACTGCTCGGCCGGGGCGTGGCCTACACGCTCGACGCCCCGGAGCTGACCGCGCTGCGCGCCGGGCTGGCCGCGGCCTGGGAGCCGTGGCTGACCCCGCAGGACCGGCAGCGGCACGCGCCGCACGTGACGGTGCAGAACAAGGTCGAGCCGGCGGTCGCCCGCGCGCTGCGCGACCGGCTGGCCGCCGGGTTCGTGCCGCACCGGGTCGGCGCACGCGGCCTCGGCCTGTGGCGCTACCTGGGCGGGCCGTGGGCGCCGGTCGCGGAGTGTGCGTTCGCGTGCACCGGCCCTCCTGCAGGGACCCGCCGCGGCCCGTCCAGGGCACCGCCCTGA
- the glgC gene encoding glucose-1-phosphate adenylyltransferase has protein sequence MRGGPRVLGIVLAGGEGKRLAPLTQDRAKPAVPFGGNYRLIDFVLSNLVNAEIRQIAVLTQYKSHSLDRHITTTWRLSQMLGNYITPVPAQQRLGPRWYTGSADAILQSLNLIYDARPDIVVVFGADHVYRMDPAQMIDQHLRTGAGVTIAGLRVPRHEATEFGVIDADAEGRVRGFLEKPADPPGLPDSPEESFASMGNYVFSTDALLEALRKDGEDENSAHDMGGSIMPMFAEAGDAWVYDFSTNVVPGATERDQGYWRDVGTIDSYFDAHMDLVSVTPVFNLYNDRWPILTLPPQQPPAKFVLGGRAEESMVSAGAIIGGGSVHNSVVSPGVRVERGARVEDSVLMDGVYVGEGAYVRRAILDKNVVVPDWTRIGVDLATDRERYHVSSGGVTVLGKGARAHR, from the coding sequence ATGCGTGGCGGTCCTCGGGTTCTCGGCATCGTCCTGGCCGGCGGTGAGGGCAAGCGGTTGGCCCCCCTGACGCAGGACCGGGCCAAGCCGGCGGTGCCCTTCGGCGGCAACTACCGGCTCATCGACTTCGTCCTGTCCAACCTGGTGAACGCCGAGATCCGGCAGATCGCGGTGCTCACCCAGTACAAGAGCCACAGCCTCGACCGGCACATCACCACGACGTGGCGGCTGTCGCAGATGCTCGGGAACTACATCACCCCGGTGCCGGCGCAGCAGCGGCTCGGCCCGCGCTGGTACACCGGCAGCGCCGACGCGATCCTGCAGAGCCTCAACCTGATCTACGACGCGCGGCCGGACATCGTCGTCGTCTTCGGCGCCGACCACGTGTACCGGATGGACCCGGCGCAGATGATCGACCAGCACCTGCGGACCGGCGCGGGGGTGACCATCGCCGGGCTGCGGGTCCCCCGTCACGAGGCCACCGAGTTCGGCGTCATCGACGCCGACGCCGAGGGCCGGGTGCGCGGCTTCCTGGAGAAGCCGGCCGACCCGCCGGGGCTGCCGGACTCGCCCGAGGAGAGCTTCGCCTCCATGGGCAACTACGTGTTCAGCACCGACGCCCTGCTCGAGGCGCTGCGCAAGGACGGCGAGGACGAGAACTCGGCGCACGACATGGGCGGCTCGATCATGCCGATGTTCGCCGAGGCCGGCGACGCCTGGGTCTACGACTTCTCGACCAACGTCGTCCCCGGGGCCACCGAACGCGACCAGGGCTACTGGCGCGACGTCGGGACGATCGACTCCTACTTCGACGCGCACATGGACCTGGTGTCGGTCACCCCGGTGTTCAACCTCTACAACGACCGCTGGCCGATCCTCACCCTGCCGCCGCAGCAGCCGCCCGCGAAGTTCGTGCTCGGCGGGCGGGCCGAGGAGTCGATGGTCAGCGCCGGCGCGATCATCGGCGGCGGCTCGGTGCACAACTCCGTCGTCTCGCCGGGGGTGCGGGTCGAGCGCGGTGCCCGGGTCGAGGACAGCGTGCTGATGGACGGCGTGTACGTGGGCGAGGGCGCCTACGTCCGGCGGGCGATCCTGGACAAGAACGTCGTCGTCCCGGACTGGACCCGCATCGGGGTCGACCTCGCCACCGACCGCGAGCGCTACCACGTCAGCTCCGGCGGCGTGACGGTCCTCGGCAAGGGTGCCCGCGCCCATCGGTGA
- the lepB gene encoding signal peptidase I, translated as MRTAPRTAAAVSGDPRTGDRGGSPRHRAPGSGGRAWQRLRGAALWVAAGAALPLMAATAGLLPVQPMRVDSDSMTPTVASGDLLLVRHGQGPVQRGDVVAVTAPLDDGLLVKRAVGVGGDEVAIEDGVLVVDGTPVCEPAIDAARLDGVWFGPVTVPEGELFLLSDSRDGSVDSRSFGPVPTSSLVGTVTARLWPHPGALPSLSAGC; from the coding sequence GTGAGGACCGCCCCCCGAACCGCCGCCGCGGTCTCCGGTGACCCCCGCACCGGAGACCGCGGCGGCTCCCCCCGGCACCGGGCCCCAGGGTCCGGCGGCCGGGCCTGGCAGCGGCTGCGCGGCGCCGCGCTGTGGGTCGCGGCCGGGGCGGCGCTGCCGCTGATGGCGGCCACGGCCGGACTGCTGCCGGTGCAGCCCATGCGGGTCGACTCCGACAGCATGACGCCGACCGTCGCCTCCGGTGACCTGCTCCTCGTGCGGCACGGGCAGGGGCCGGTGCAGCGTGGCGACGTCGTCGCCGTGACCGCCCCGCTCGACGACGGCCTGCTGGTCAAGCGGGCCGTCGGGGTGGGCGGGGACGAGGTGGCCATCGAGGACGGCGTCCTGGTGGTCGACGGGACGCCGGTGTGCGAGCCGGCGATCGACGCCGCCCGGCTGGACGGCGTCTGGTTCGGGCCGGTGACCGTGCCCGAGGGCGAGCTGTTCCTGCTGAGCGACTCCCGCGACGGGTCGGTCGACTCCCGCTCCTTCGGCCCGGTGCCGACCTCCTCGCTCGTCGGCACCGTGACCGCCCGGCTGTGGCCCCACCCGGGGGCGCTGCCGTCGCTGTCGGCCGGCTGCTGA
- a CDS encoding response regulator transcription factor — translation MRLAQLERPTDLARVLVVDDHRTFAELLSGALASAGMDAIGTAHSAAQAVAMAQDLQPDIVVMDIEMPRQDGLAATRRVREVAPNAVVAVVTAHRDPDWVVRAAQAGASAFIPKDGSLAEMIDVLSRVQPGQMLVAPSTFAGGAPRTASAGSRGAVPQLTRREQEVLDCLGRGMQVKAIARVLGITLETCRGYVKSLHAKLGVRSQLEAVVKAQQLGLLSAADER, via the coding sequence ATGAGGCTTGCCCAGCTGGAGCGGCCGACCGACCTGGCGCGGGTGCTGGTGGTCGACGACCACCGCACGTTCGCCGAGCTGCTCTCCGGGGCGCTGGCGTCGGCCGGGATGGACGCGATCGGCACCGCCCACTCGGCGGCGCAGGCCGTGGCCATGGCGCAGGACCTGCAGCCCGACATCGTGGTGATGGACATCGAGATGCCCCGCCAGGACGGGCTGGCGGCCACCCGTCGGGTCCGCGAGGTCGCGCCGAACGCCGTCGTCGCCGTGGTCACCGCCCACCGCGACCCCGACTGGGTCGTCCGCGCCGCGCAGGCCGGCGCCTCGGCGTTCATCCCCAAGGACGGCTCCCTAGCCGAGATGATCGACGTCCTCTCCCGCGTGCAGCCGGGACAGATGCTGGTCGCTCCCTCCACCTTCGCCGGTGGCGCGCCCCGCACCGCCTCGGCCGGGAGCCGGGGCGCGGTGCCGCAGCTGACCCGGCGCGAGCAGGAGGTGCTCGACTGCCTCGGCCGCGGGATGCAGGTCAAGGCCATCGCCCGGGTGCTCGGCATCACGCTGGAGACCTGCCGCGGCTACGTGAAGTCGCTGCACGCCAAGCTCGGTGTCCGCTCCCAGCTGGAGGCGGTCGTCAAGGCCCAGCAGCTGGGGCTCCTCAGCGCTGCGGATGAGCGCTGA
- the glgA gene encoding glycogen synthase, translated as MRIGMVTREWPPDVYGGAGVHVEHLAAALRALPDGPDLHVHCFGGPRADATGHEVPAGLQGANGALQALGVDVEIAGALAGVDLVHSHTWYANGAGLFASLVHGTPHVVTAHSLEPRRPWKADQLGGGYRLSSWVERTAYLAADGVVAVSHGMRADVLDAYPDLDPARVHVVGNGVDAEAYRPVHDPDVVRSLGVDPDRPYALFVGRITRQKGVVHLLRAAEQLPDDAGLVLCAGAADTPAERQQVADAVAELQSRRGGVVWIEAMLPREQLVPLITGATVFVVPSVYEPLGIVNLEAAACGTAVVASAVGGIPEVVADGRTGLLVPYDPDDAAAFEAGLAERVTELLHDPERATRMGAAGRERVLAEFGWPAIARQTVDVYAAVVAARG; from the coding sequence GTGCGCATCGGCATGGTGACCCGGGAGTGGCCGCCGGACGTCTACGGCGGCGCAGGCGTGCACGTGGAGCACCTCGCGGCGGCGCTGCGCGCGCTGCCGGACGGGCCCGACCTCCACGTCCACTGCTTCGGCGGACCGCGGGCGGACGCGACGGGGCACGAGGTCCCCGCCGGGCTGCAGGGCGCCAACGGCGCACTCCAGGCGCTCGGGGTGGACGTCGAGATCGCCGGGGCGCTGGCCGGCGTGGACCTGGTGCACAGCCACACCTGGTACGCCAACGGTGCGGGCCTGTTCGCCTCGCTGGTGCACGGCACCCCGCACGTGGTGACGGCGCACTCCCTGGAACCGCGCCGGCCGTGGAAGGCCGACCAGCTGGGCGGGGGCTACCGGCTGTCCTCCTGGGTGGAGCGCACCGCCTACCTCGCCGCCGACGGCGTGGTCGCGGTCAGCCACGGCATGCGCGCCGACGTGCTCGACGCCTATCCCGACCTCGACCCGGCCCGCGTGCACGTCGTCGGCAACGGGGTGGACGCCGAGGCCTACCGGCCGGTGCACGACCCCGACGTCGTCCGCTCGCTCGGCGTGGACCCCGACCGGCCCTACGCGCTGTTCGTCGGCCGGATCACCCGGCAGAAGGGCGTCGTCCACCTGCTGCGGGCGGCCGAGCAGCTGCCTGACGACGCCGGACTGGTGCTGTGCGCCGGCGCCGCCGACACCCCGGCCGAGCGGCAGCAGGTCGCCGACGCGGTCGCCGAGCTGCAGTCCCGGCGGGGCGGCGTGGTGTGGATCGAGGCGATGCTGCCGCGCGAGCAGCTCGTACCGCTGATCACCGGCGCGACGGTGTTCGTCGTGCCCTCGGTGTACGAGCCGCTGGGCATCGTGAACCTGGAGGCCGCCGCGTGCGGCACCGCCGTCGTCGCCAGCGCCGTGGGCGGCATCCCCGAGGTGGTCGCCGACGGCCGGACCGGCCTGCTTGTCCCCTACGACCCCGACGACGCCGCCGCCTTCGAGGCGGGCCTCGCCGAGCGGGTGACCGAGCTGCTGCACGACCCGGAACGGGCCACCCGCATGGGCGCCGCGGGTCGCGAGCGGGTGCTGGCCGAGTTCGGCTGGCCGGCGATCGCGCGGCAGACGGTGGACGTCTACGCCGCGGTCGTCGCCGCCCGGGGCTGA
- a CDS encoding response regulator: MITVLVADDHAFVRDSLVELFTASGDLTVVAECEDGGQVLDAARRTRPDVVLLDLAMPRVTGLQAARELLADRPESRVVVLTGSLTPALVREAREIGVVGYLLKGEDPGALPGHVRTVAAGGTAWSDAAASATAGDGRRGS, encoded by the coding sequence GTGATCACAGTCCTGGTCGCGGACGACCACGCGTTCGTCCGCGACTCCCTGGTCGAGCTGTTCACCGCCAGCGGCGACCTCACGGTGGTGGCCGAGTGCGAGGACGGCGGGCAGGTGCTCGACGCGGCGCGGCGCACCCGGCCCGACGTCGTCCTCCTGGACCTGGCGATGCCGCGGGTCACCGGCCTGCAGGCGGCCAGGGAGCTGCTCGCCGACCGCCCCGAGTCGCGCGTCGTCGTCCTGACCGGCTCGCTCACCCCGGCACTGGTGCGAGAGGCCCGCGAGATCGGCGTCGTGGGGTACCTGCTCAAGGGCGAGGACCCCGGCGCCCTGCCCGGCCACGTGCGGACGGTGGCCGCCGGTGGCACCGCCTGGAGCGATGCCGCCGCCTCGGCGACCGCCGGCGACGGCCGACGCGGTTCCTGA
- a CDS encoding spore photoproduct lyase family protein, translating into MSRPADALSRLLQVRQVYAEPAALASPRGQQVLARFPGAEVVEVPSHWKIPELHGNEGNVERWVRVKSETLVLGVKKSLTARLNGRSANWIAPSTANGCAMACSYCYVPRQKGYANPITVFTNIEQITGYLRRHVARQGPKTEPDQCDPHAWVYDLGENSDCSVDALVSDNVADLVATFAELPTAKASFATKYVNRQLLDLDPRGRTRIRFSVMPEDDAKVLDIRTSRVAERIAAVDDFVEAGYEVHLNLSPVVLREGWEADWAQLLRRLDDELSPAAKAQAAAEVILLTHNRDLHQVNLGWHPKAEELLWRPDLQQPKRSQNGSWNVRYRNDVKRAGVTRVQELVAAHAPWLRIRYAF; encoded by the coding sequence GTGTCCCGCCCGGCCGACGCCCTCTCCCGCCTGCTGCAGGTGCGCCAGGTCTACGCCGAGCCCGCCGCGCTCGCCTCACCGCGCGGGCAGCAGGTGCTGGCCCGTTTCCCCGGTGCCGAGGTGGTCGAGGTCCCCTCGCACTGGAAGATCCCGGAGCTGCACGGCAACGAGGGCAACGTCGAGCGCTGGGTGCGGGTGAAGTCCGAGACGCTGGTGCTGGGCGTCAAGAAGTCGCTGACCGCCCGGCTCAACGGCCGCTCGGCGAACTGGATCGCGCCGTCGACGGCCAATGGTTGCGCCATGGCGTGTTCCTACTGCTACGTGCCGCGGCAGAAGGGCTACGCCAACCCGATCACCGTCTTCACCAACATCGAGCAGATCACCGGCTACCTGCGCCGGCACGTGGCGCGGCAGGGTCCTAAGACCGAACCCGACCAGTGCGACCCGCACGCGTGGGTCTACGACCTCGGCGAGAACAGCGACTGCTCGGTCGACGCGCTGGTCAGCGACAACGTCGCCGACCTGGTCGCCACCTTCGCCGAACTGCCGACGGCCAAGGCGTCGTTCGCCACCAAGTACGTCAACCGGCAGCTGCTCGACCTCGACCCGCGTGGCCGGACCCGCATCCGCTTCTCGGTGATGCCGGAGGACGACGCCAAGGTGCTCGACATCCGCACCAGCCGGGTCGCCGAGCGCATCGCCGCGGTCGACGACTTCGTCGAGGCCGGCTACGAGGTGCACCTCAACCTCTCCCCCGTCGTGCTGCGCGAGGGCTGGGAGGCCGACTGGGCGCAGCTGCTGCGCCGGCTGGACGACGAGCTCTCCCCCGCGGCGAAGGCCCAGGCCGCCGCGGAGGTCATCCTGCTCACGCACAACCGGGACCTGCACCAGGTCAACCTGGGCTGGCACCCCAAGGCCGAGGAGCTGCTGTGGCGGCCGGACCTGCAGCAGCCCAAGCGCAGCCAGAACGGCAGCTGGAACGTCCGGTACCGCAACGACGTCAAGCGCGCCGGCGTGACGCGGGTGCAGGAGCTCGTCGCCGCGCACGCGCCGTGGCTGCGCATCCGCTACGCGTTCTAG
- a CDS encoding multicopper oxidase domain-containing protein produces the protein MDTPSLNRRDVLKVSLAGTAAMALPYQAVLSARTASELDTKKMPRPYVAAFTAPPVLAPYRSDDKPGNSYGAVPGTGAPVVGAAYTGTDYYKIEQKPTQVELIKGIKTTMWGYNGLVPGPTIRVYQDSYVNTGQSRRVVMQQINNLPAKHPTMGYVPWTSTHLHGSPSKPQFDGYAGDLTDPGEWKNYMYPNNCSPRTLWYHDHGVHHTAQNVYMGLAAQYHLVDERLERDLGIPRYDREKARLGRPQYEFPLVISDVMFTRNGQLMWDDDGESGLYGDVILVNGVPWPTMKVEPRKYRFRVLNGSLARGYTLKLSNGKPFQVIATDGGFMHEPQTVTTLTIGMAERYEIVIDFADLKGTRVQLLNGGVKNARDYDHTGKVMQFEVGTTVTSTDGNTVPSTLGAPHPVMTLDPATSKATRRMRLERSNGLWVINGETWDDVVKSRYEHVFATVEPRSTEIWEVENSSGGWFHPLHVHLVDFRVLSRNGRPPRPEELGPKDVVYVGEGETVRLLLHFEHEEGRYMIHCHNLSHEDHDMMTQYQVGHHDIDCDSINTCPPTRGTPDDFESADPDEVLKAYEKALKEQAEVAEEAAEQLAETSPPAPPTGTGTTATGTTGTGTTGTTGTATTGTTATTTPAAPSSPAAAPTTSAPPARRSTTATPTPTPAPATTTAPRRRTR, from the coding sequence ATGGACACGCCGAGCCTGAACCGCCGCGACGTGCTCAAGGTGTCGCTGGCCGGGACCGCGGCCATGGCCCTGCCGTACCAGGCCGTCCTGTCGGCGCGGACCGCCTCGGAGCTCGACACGAAGAAGATGCCCCGGCCCTACGTCGCCGCCTTCACCGCGCCGCCGGTGCTGGCGCCGTACCGCTCCGACGACAAGCCGGGCAACAGCTACGGCGCCGTCCCGGGCACCGGCGCCCCGGTCGTCGGCGCCGCCTACACCGGCACCGACTACTACAAGATCGAGCAGAAGCCGACCCAGGTCGAGCTCATCAAGGGCATCAAGACCACGATGTGGGGCTACAACGGGCTGGTCCCGGGACCCACCATCCGCGTCTACCAGGACAGCTACGTGAACACCGGCCAGAGCCGCCGGGTCGTCATGCAGCAGATCAACAACCTGCCGGCCAAGCACCCGACCATGGGCTACGTCCCCTGGACCTCCACCCACCTGCACGGCTCGCCGTCCAAGCCGCAGTTCGACGGCTACGCCGGCGACCTCACCGACCCGGGTGAGTGGAAGAACTACATGTACCCGAACAACTGCTCGCCGCGGACGCTCTGGTACCACGACCACGGCGTCCACCACACCGCCCAGAACGTGTACATGGGCCTGGCCGCCCAGTACCACCTGGTCGACGAGCGGCTCGAGCGCGACCTCGGCATCCCGCGGTACGACCGGGAGAAGGCCCGGCTGGGCCGGCCGCAGTACGAGTTCCCGCTGGTCATCAGCGACGTCATGTTTACCAGGAACGGCCAGCTGATGTGGGACGACGACGGGGAGTCCGGCCTCTACGGGGACGTGATCCTGGTCAACGGGGTGCCGTGGCCGACGATGAAGGTCGAGCCGCGCAAGTACCGGTTCCGGGTGCTCAACGGCTCACTGGCCCGCGGCTACACCCTCAAGCTGAGCAACGGCAAGCCGTTCCAGGTGATCGCCACCGACGGTGGGTTCATGCACGAGCCGCAGACGGTCACCACGCTGACGATCGGCATGGCCGAGCGCTACGAGATCGTCATCGACTTCGCCGACCTGAAGGGGACGAGGGTCCAGCTGCTCAACGGCGGGGTCAAGAACGCCCGGGACTACGACCACACCGGCAAGGTGATGCAGTTCGAGGTCGGCACGACGGTCACGAGCACCGACGGCAACACCGTGCCGAGCACGCTCGGCGCCCCGCACCCGGTGATGACGCTGGACCCGGCCACGTCGAAGGCCACCCGCCGGATGCGGCTGGAGCGCAGCAACGGCCTGTGGGTCATCAACGGCGAGACCTGGGACGACGTCGTGAAGAGCAGGTACGAGCACGTCTTCGCCACGGTCGAGCCGCGCAGCACTGAGATCTGGGAGGTCGAGAACTCCTCCGGCGGCTGGTTCCACCCGCTGCACGTGCACCTGGTCGACTTCCGGGTCCTCAGCCGCAACGGCCGCCCGCCGCGGCCGGAGGAGCTGGGCCCCAAGGACGTCGTCTACGTCGGCGAGGGCGAGACCGTCCGCCTCCTCCTGCACTTCGAGCACGAGGAAGGGCGGTACATGATCCATTGCCACAACCTCTCGCACGAGGACCACGACATGATGACCCAGTACCAGGTGGGTCACCACGACATCGACTGCGACTCGATCAACACCTGCCCCCCGACGCGCGGCACGCCCGACGACTTCGAGTCGGCCGACCCCGACGAGGTGCTCAAGGCGTACGAGAAGGCGTTGAAGGAGCAGGCCGAGGTGGCGGAGGAGGCGGCCGAGCAGCTCGCCGAGACGTCGCCGCCGGCCCCGCCGACGGGCACCGGGACGACGGCCACCGGGACCACCGGCACCGGGACCACCGGCACGACGGGCACCGCCACCACGGGCACCACCGCCACGACGACGCCGGCAGCCCCGAGCTCCCCGGCTGCGGCGCCCACCACGTCCGCTCCTCCCGCCCGCCGCTCCACCACCGCGACCCCGACGCCGACCCCGGCCCCGGCGACCACCACGGCGCCCCGCCGGCGGACGCGGTGA
- a CDS encoding ANTAR domain-containing protein, protein MSSIAERFRVALEDVREPRLAVPELLPVQLARACARTLGVDAAGLSVTAGEEGRAPLGASSATADLAERLQFTAGDGPCTSAHRDQEPVFAASADLERRWPAFARLLAEHTPYRAVVALPIGETLAGPGALDLFFTDEAAVPQLDVFEAMAVGDLTCAALGDAAVWAPWSPRGGPAWLHGPAAQRRALVWTAIGRVAMAQDTTAPAALDVLRAAAARTGRTVDDLAGDVVAGRLDPTVLLAPDDLPPAPRG, encoded by the coding sequence GTGTCGTCGATAGCCGAGCGCTTCCGCGTCGCGCTGGAGGACGTCCGCGAGCCCCGCCTCGCCGTCCCCGAGCTGCTCCCGGTGCAGCTGGCGCGCGCCTGCGCCCGGACGCTCGGGGTGGACGCCGCCGGGCTGAGCGTGACCGCCGGCGAGGAGGGCCGGGCTCCCCTCGGGGCCAGCTCGGCGACCGCCGACCTCGCCGAGCGGCTGCAGTTCACCGCCGGGGACGGTCCGTGCACGTCCGCGCACCGGGACCAGGAGCCGGTGTTCGCGGCGTCGGCGGACCTGGAGCGCCGCTGGCCCGCGTTCGCCCGGCTGCTGGCCGAGCACACGCCCTACCGCGCGGTGGTCGCCCTGCCGATCGGCGAGACGCTGGCCGGCCCGGGCGCCCTGGACCTCTTCTTCACCGACGAGGCGGCCGTCCCCCAGCTCGACGTCTTCGAGGCCATGGCCGTCGGCGACCTGACCTGCGCGGCGCTCGGCGACGCCGCGGTGTGGGCACCGTGGTCACCGCGCGGCGGGCCCGCGTGGCTGCACGGTCCGGCCGCGCAGCGCCGGGCGCTGGTGTGGACGGCGATCGGCCGGGTCGCGATGGCCCAGGACACGACCGCACCGGCGGCCCTGGACGTGTTGCGCGCCGCAGCCGCGAGGACCGGGCGCACGGTCGACGACCTCGCCGGGGACGTCGTCGCCGGCCGCCTCGACCCCACCGTCCTCCTGGCACCGGACGACCTCCCGCCGGCTCCCCGGGGCTGA